From one Trifolium pratense cultivar HEN17-A07 linkage group LG1, ARS_RC_1.1, whole genome shotgun sequence genomic stretch:
- the LOC123907776 gene encoding transcription factor bHLH157-like — MEMAMTVPFSLRNKLKTLCAYGDGWSYAIFWRFLEKNPPMLLNVEEAYYEEQLGEGIQNMIPQVHFLGEGIVGEAAFTKKHNWLHSVSCEVDSGLYQQFSSGIIKTIVVIPVKACGVVQFGSRNTILETNDFLDQTRSLLKEIDDIGMIGDSENDVFPLDFTNDDLDGLLASISSENSCDWNLKYLHDENRNDLREVFPSCEERITSPEFDSSSLSDQLKCTIKAFLEPNSSMDNLISQNTPLFDENLCFDSLEQLFASETIAQEVCTSFASSIVHDSSLTSLQNSMDNVVTEVDLPASSSTLNGISSSLEPIDMSAEILKFSSMDDLCQCFAPSQKATSSCRTMIQLNNNVSERIKFIPTCSDLGLPEKETSVVIHSSENDFLDNMEFNLGCDQGSEWWVNLLTPLVSAATDNTGFSECISEWNTSTPTDNTRKRLFSELGIEELLRDETNYINPFNSSSFENELSSSNKKHMVEFSPMNITSSHFGNLAGAETRANLIHSGSELDKSNSVLTMKDTFPKLQVGVLVNDRNSINIESAVPVHPRRSEEPTKPTKKKAKPGESTRPRPKDRQQIQDCIKELRGIIPHGGKCSIDSLLDRTIRYMLFLRGIIKYADILQEPNEPKLIDQENEVIPKDKNHGATWAFEVANQTMVCPIIVEDMNPPGQMLIEMLCEDQGFFLEIVDIIRGFGLNILKAKMDLRKNKLWARFIVETNRHVTRIDVFWSLINLLQQPNTAGIDSSNKHGNIIPSNIA; from the exons ATGGAAATGGCAATGACAGTGCCTTTTAGTTTAAGGAATAAGCTTAAGACTCTTTGTGCTTATGGTGATGGTTGGTCTTATGCCATTTTTTGGCGTTTTCTTGAGAAGAATCCTCCTAT GTTGTTGAATGTGGAAGAAGCATACTATGAAGAACAATTAGGAGAAGGGATTCAAAACATGATTCCACAAGTGCATTTTTTGGGTGAAGG AATTGTTGGTGAAGCTGCTTTCACAAAAAAGCACAATTGGTTGCATTCAGTTAGTTGTGAG GTTGATTCTGGATTGTATCAACAATTCTCCTCTGGTATAATAAAG ACAATTGTGGTTATACCTGTCAAAGCGTGCGGAGTGGTACAGTTTGGATCCAGAAATACG ATTTTGGAGACAAATGACTTTTTGGATCAAACACGAAGTTTACTCAAGGAGATAGACGATATCGGCATGATAGGCGACTCAGAAAATGACGTTTTTCCATTGGATTTTACAAATGATGATCTCGATGGATTGTTAGCTTCAATTTCCTCAGAAAATTCATGTGATTGGAATCTCAAATATTTGCACGATGAAAACCGTAACGATCTGAGAGAAGTTTTTCCTTCTTGTGAAGAAAGGATAACTTCACCAGAATTCGATTCCTCGTCACTTAGTGACCAATTGAAATGTACCATAAAAGCTTTTTTGGAGCCTAACTCTTCTATGGACAACTTGATTTCCCAAAATACCCCCCTTTTCGATGAAAATCTTTGTTTCGATTCATTGGAGCAACTATTTGCATCCGAAACAATAGCACAGGAAGTGTGCACTTCATTTGCTAGCAGCATAGTTCATGATTCATCGTTGACCTCATTGCAAAATTCAATGGATAATGTTGTGACAGAAGTTGATTTACCAGCAAGTTCTAGTACACTCAATGGAATCTCTAGTAGCTTAGAGCCGATCGATATGTCAGCAGAAATTTTGAAGTTCAGTTCTATGGATGATCTTTGTCAATGCTTTGCTCCTTCACAGAAAGCTACCAGTAGCTGCAGAACAATGATTCAATTGAATAATAACGTTTCTGAAAGGATAAAATTTATTCCTACTTGTTCTGATCTAGGCCTACCCGAGAAAGAAACATCGGTAGTAATACATAGTTCCGAGAATGATTTCTTGGATAACATGGAATTTAATTTAGGATGTGATCAAGGTAGTGAATGGTGGGTGAATTTACTTACACCACTGGTGAGTGCGGCTACTGATAATACCGGCTTTTCTGAATGCATATCAGAGTGGAATACTAGTACACCGACCGATAATACTCGGAAGAGGCTATTCTCAGAATTAGGAATTGAAGAGCTTTTGAGAGATGAAACAAATTACATCAATCCTTTTAATAGTTCTAGTTTTGAGAATGAGTTATCATCATCAAATAAGAAGCATATGGTGGAATTTTCACCTATGAATATAACTTCATCACATTTCGGAAACCTTGCCGGAGCTGAAACTAGAGCAAACTTGATTCATTCGGGTTCGgaattggacaagtccaatagtGTTTTAACGATGAAAGATACATTCCCGAAATTACAAGTAGGGGTGTTGGTTAATGATCGAAATAGCATCAATATCGAGAGTGCTGTTCCGGTACACCCTAGAAGATCAGAAGAGCCTACGAAACCCACAAAGAAGAAGGCTAAGCCGGGGGAAAGTACTCGACCGCGACCAAAAGATCGGCAACAGATCCAAGACTGTATTAAAGAGTTGAGAGGAATCATCCCTCATGGCGGAAAG TGTAGCATTGATTCTTTGTTAGACCGAACGATCAGATACATGCTTTTCTTACGCGGCATCATTAAATATGCAGACATACTACAAGAGCCTAATGAGCCTAAG CTTATTGACCAAGAAAATGAAGTGATTCCAAAAGACAAAAACCATGGTGCTACATGGGCATTTGAAGTAGCAAACCAAACAATGGTTTGTCCGATTATAGTTGAAGACATGAATCCACCTGGCCAAATGCTTATAGAG ATGCTTTGTGAGGATCAAGGTTTCTTCCTTGAAATAGTCGACATAATTCGAGGTTTTGGGCTGAATATTTTGAAAGCAAAGATGGATTTAAGGAAGAATAAGCTATGGGCGCGTTTTATAGTTGAG ACAAATAGACATGTTACAAGGATAGATGTGTTTTGGTCACTTATCAATCTTCTACAACAACCGAACACTGCCGGAATTGATTCTTCTAATAAGCATGGCAATATTATTCCTTCCAACATTGCTTAA
- the LOC123889147 gene encoding uncharacterized protein LOC123889147 → MDLKKRNTKKYSFKEPDLSRLRELGALVPFPEDFQKRYGKLLSILNTNVEEGILNTLIQFYDPIYHCFTFVDYQLVPTLEEYSYWVGLPISERIPYTGLEESPAPSVIANALHLKTSDVVSNRTKKGGFQGLTSNFLFGKAFLFAKNGDVAAFEAIFALLIYGLVLFPNIDSFVDNSTIQIFLGGNPVPTLLADAYHSIHHRTHKGEGLILCCAPLLYRWFISHLPRTRHFKENPEKLRWAQRIMPLTSSDIVWYDAAYDVGMIIDGCGEFSNVPLLGTRGGISYNPTFARRQFGYPMKGRPKSILLTGIFYLNEEGSQHMRESFARAWRNVHRKGRDQLGKKLGIVSEDYTKWVISRAIERGMPYSFEKSSSVDAFKTIDASTEDDFSKL, encoded by the coding sequence ATGGACCTAAAGAAAAGGAACACTAAGAAGTATAGTTTCAAGGAACCAGACCTTTCCCGACTAAGAGAGCTAGGAGCTCTAGTTCCATTCCCCGAAGATTTCCAAAAGCGATATGGGAAACTTTTGAGCATCCTCAATACAAATGTTGAAGAGGGAATTCTTAACACACTCATCCAGTTCTATGATCCAATTTACCACTGCTTTACTTTTGTCGATTATCAGTTGGTTCCTACCCTAGAGGAGTATTCTTATTGGGTTGGTTTGCCGATCTCCGAAAGGATACCTTATACCGGTTTAGAAGAATCTCCTGCACCTTCAGTTATTGCAAATGCTCTTCACTTGAAGACTTCAGACGTAGTCTCCAATCGCACTAAAAAGGGAGGATTTCAAGGATTgacctctaattttttattcggGAAGGCATTTTTGTTTGCCAAAAACGGAGATGTGGCCGCTTTCGAAGCTATCTTTGCTCTACTCATCTATGGGTTAGTATTGTTCCCCAATATTGACAGTTTTGTGGATAATAGTACCATCCAAATCTTCTTGGGAGGGAATCCCGTTCCGACCCTACTTGCGGATGCTTACCATTCTATTCATCATAGGACCCACAAGGGGGAAGGACTTATTCTTTGTTGTGCACCATTACTATATAGGTGGTTTATTTCACACCTACCTCGGACTAGACACTTCAAGGAGAATCCAGAAAAGCTCCGTTGGGCCCAAAGGATTATGCCTCTTACTTCATCCGATATAGTTTGGTACGATGCGGCTTATGATGTCGGAATGATTATTGATGGTTGTGGGGAGTTCTCCAATGTGCCTCTTCTTGGCACACGGGGAGGAATCAGTTACAACCCTACTTTTGCTAGACGACAGTTCGGATACCCCATGAAGGGTAGGCCTAAAAGCATTTTATTAACCGGCATATTCTATCTCAATGAAGAAGGAAGTCAACACATGAGAGAAAGTTTCGCCCGGGCTTGGCGTAATGTTCATAGAAAAGGGAGGGATCAGTTAGGAAAGAAGCTTGGAATTGTCTCCGAGGATTACACTAAATGGGTAATAAGTAGGGCTATAGAGCGCGGGATGCCTTATAGTTTCGAGAAGTCATCTTCTGTTGACGCATTCAAGACTATAGATGCGTCAACAGAAGATGACTTCTCGAAACTATAA
- the LOC123889155 gene encoding uncharacterized protein LOC123889155, whose product MDLKKRNTKKYSFKEPDLSRLRELGALVPFPEDFQKRYGKLLSILNTNVEEGILNTLIQFYDPIYHCFTFVDYQLVPTLEEYSYWVGLPISERIPYTGLEESPAPSVIANALHLKTSDIVSNHTKKGGFQGLTSNFLFGKAFLFAKNGDVAAFEAIFALLIYGLVLFPNIDSFVDNSTIQIFLGGNSVPTLLADAYHSIHHRTHKGEGLILCCAPLLYRWFISHLPRTRHFKENPEKLRWAQRIMPLTSSDIVWYDAAYDVGMIIDGCGEFSNVPLLGTRGGISYNPTLARRQFGYPMKDRPKSILLTGIFYLNEEGSQHMRESFARAWRL is encoded by the exons ATGGACCTAAAGAAAAGGAACACTAAGAAGTATAGTTTCAAGGAACCAGACCTTTCCCGACTAAGAGAGCTAGGAGCTCTAGTTCCATTCCCCGAAGATTTCCAAAAGCGATATGGGAAACTTTTGAGCATCCTCAATACAAATGTTGAAGAGGGAATTCTTAACACACTCATCCAGTTCTATGATCCAATTTACCACTGCTTTACTTTTGTCGATTATCAGTTGGTTCCTACCCTAGAGGAGTATTCTTATTGGGTTGGTTTGCCGATCTCCGAAAGGATACCTTATACCGGTTTAGAAGAATCTCCTGCACCTTCAGTTATTGCAAATGCTCTTCACTTGAAGACTTCAGACATAGTCTCCAATCACACTAAAAAGGGAGGATTTCAAGGATTgacctctaattttttattcggGAAGGCATTTTTGTTTGCCAAAAACGGAGATGTGGCCGCTTTCGAAGCTATCTTTGCTCTACTCATCTATGGGTTAGTATTGTTCCCCAATATTGACAGTTTTGTGGATAATAGTACCATCCAAATCTTCTTGGGAGGGAATTCCGTTCCGACCCTACTTGCGGATGCTTACCATTCTATTCATCATAGGACCCACAAGGGGGAAGGACTTATTCTTTGTTGTGCACCATTACTATATAGGTGGTTTATTTCACACCTACCTCGGACTAGACACTTCAAGGAGAATCCAGAAAAGCTCCGTTGGGCCCAAAGGATTATGCCTCTTACTTCATCCGATATAGTTTGGTACGATGCGGCTTATGATGTCGGAATGATTATTGATGGTTGTGGGGAGTTCTCCAATGTGCCTCTTCTTGGCACACGGGGAGGAATCAGTTACAACCCTACTCTTGCTAGACGACAGTTCGGATACCCCATGAAGGATAGGCCTAAAAGCATTTTATTAACCGGCATATTCTATCTCAATGAAGAAGGAAGTCAACACATGAGAGAAAGTTTCGCCCGGGCTTGGC GGCTATAG